CGCGGTTACGTCGTAGACCCGGACCCCTCAAAGGCAGATGTCCGTCAGGGATTTGAACAGGGCGCCATCAAATCTTTTGCCCGCCACAGCCGACTGGGGGGAACCAATCTTTCCTCTGTGAGCCAGGTCCAGGAAGACTTCATGAACAGCGTGGCATACCTGCGCAGCATCGGATTTGACCGGATCACCCTGAAAACAGGCTCCTACGGTATGGAAGAATTGGCCATGGCCATCAAGTTTGCTACAGATGCAGAACTGGATCTGCTCACCATTGACGGTTCCGGCGGCGGCACAGGCATGAGCCCCTGGAACATGATGCAGAGCTGGGGCGTCCCTTCGGTCATTCTCCATGCAAAGGCCCATGAATATGCAAGTATTCTGTCTGCCAAGGGAAAAAGCGTTGTGGATATGTCCTTTGCCGGTGGTTTTGCACTGGAAGATCATATTTTCAAAGCCCTGGCCCTGGGGGCTCCCTACACTAAACTTGTGTGTATGGGCCGGGCAATCATGATCCCGGGCTTTTTAGGCGCCAACATTGAAGGCGCTATTTGCCCTGAACGCCGTGCCGAAGTGAATGGAAACTGGAATGAACTGCCCAAAAATGTTTTGGAAGTGGGCAAGACTGCAGATGAAATTTTTGCCTCTTACCATGATCTGGCAGATAAAATCGGTAAAGATGAAATACAGAATATTCCCTATGGCGCCATAGCCTTTTATACCCTGGCGGACAAACTGGGATGCGGCCTGCAGCAACTCATGGCCGGAGCCAGAAAATTCTCACTAAACAAGATTACCCGGCATGAAATTTTTTCCGGAAACCGGGAGACGGCTGATGAGACAGGTATCCCACATGTTGCAGACGTTAACGATGAAAGTGCAAGAAAAATTCTGAACTCATAACTTGTGTCTGAGACGAAAAGTTACCTAAATCCAAAGCCCAGGTAGCTGGGTAACTTTTCGTCCAAACCCGATCCACCTATGCTTTCATATTGATCCAGAACAAAGTGGCCGGCTCTTTCAGGGGATTACTCCACTGGCTTGGGAAATCTTTGCCAAGGAATATGGTGTCCCCGGCCGACATGTCCTGGGCTCTGTGGTCCAGGGTCAGATCAAGACGGCCGGACACCAGGTATCCCAACTCAGGACCTTTGTGTACCATAAAATGAGCGTTGATTCGCTTTTCCGGAAGAACGGTTATCAAAAATGCATCCATAGGCAACTCCAGGTCCGGCGGTGTCAACTGGGCGATTTCAACACTATTTTTATCCAGATCAGATCGAATGATGCGCACAGCTTCATCACTGGAAAAAATGTCTCTGGGACCGGGGATCCGGGGCCTGAAAAACGAGGCTACGTCCACGGAGAGATTTTCGGCAATGCGGTAAAGCGCGGGTAAAGATGGGAACACATGGTTGCTTTCAATCTGTGAAATGGTAGAAGGGGTAACCCCTGCCAGGCGCGCCAACTCTCTTTGGGACATGCCTTGGTGGCTGCGAAATGTTTTAACGGCCTGGCCCAGGTCCAGGACAACAGCTTTTTTGGTGCCGGATTTGGGGAGCTGAATTTCTCCGTTTTCACAAAAATAGGGCACCGGAATGCCAAGGTCGGCGGGATACCGTTTATCTGCCTTAAGCAATTTAATGCAGGAGCGGCCCTGGGTCATGGTCAAATCCACAGCCACCTGGGCGATCTGATTGATATGCGCCCGCAACCTGCTCGAATGGGCGTTTTTTTCAACAATCCAATAGGCAATGGTATCCATCTCATAGAGTCTGGGGCAGGAATGGGAGTAAAATTTGAGGATCTGATCTTCCCCTTCCCACAGATCCTGCATACCTGTGAGGCTTTCCATAACAAAGCGCACATCTCCGGAAAGTGTTCGGTGCAGGGCATCAATGGCATCAAGTACCGTATCCGGCTTCCAGGGGTCGGTCACCCGGATAATCTGATAAGGCCACTGGGCACCGTCTTTTTCATAGAATTTATTGAATACTTCAGCCTTGTCCCCCTTACCATTGGTAAAGCAGTCAAGGATCGTCAACTGGGGATTATCTGCCAGGGGCCCCAGGGTCTGGATCAAATTTTTCGGCGACCTGTCAAAGGAGACATATACAATGGGTTTTTCCTGCTGGTGAGACGCCTGGATGAATTTCATGCAAAAAGGATAGGCTAGACTGCCGGCGTCATCATATAAAACCACATTGTCACCGATAAACAGCCCGTTAAGCAATCGATCCAGCCCGGGAATCCCTGAAGACACCTTTTTTTTAACCATGAATAATAACTTCAAGTCCTTTTTTAATTAAATGTTCCGTGCTTGGGATCAATGTCTTTTCACTGGTGACACCGGTGAGATTGGGCTGATTTTCTCCACTGGTCCCACGCCTCTGTTTTTCATGTGCCCCACATTTCTTGGACGACCGGTGACCGGATCAAAGTACTTTCTATAGTTGACATACCCCCCTGAAGGGCTGGGTTTTGGATGAAACCTGGGCTGGATACCAGCCGGGTTATGATTAACTGCGTTTTGGAACATTGTCTCAAAAACTGTTTTCCTTGTCCTTACAGCGGTTTTTGCCCGGCAATCCGTCTGGATCGTTGGCGTTCGTCCAAAACGGTCTGCTTCTTGGGTG
Above is a window of uncultured Desulfobacter sp. DNA encoding:
- a CDS encoding glutamate synthase-related protein; amino-acid sequence: MDMRFSKGNDVLGTKNRGDACESSLCTLCRADCVGKCETWLSSMKGRKLLYPRSFGLVTAGANNTSHVGVSYNSLRIQGYAYGASGMTDELTNSPDDCIFPNVSLETEFGKKRKTKVKMPLMTGALGSTFIAEKYWNSFAIGGALVGIPVVIGENVVGVDRHSEISGIETKQGKIQSAPELDRRIETYLRYHDGYGAIIVQLNVEDTRNGVAEYVVDKYGDKCIIELKWGQGAKNIGGEIQVRSLEYATFLKDRGYVVDPDPSKADVRQGFEQGAIKSFARHSRLGGTNLSSVSQVQEDFMNSVAYLRSIGFDRITLKTGSYGMEELAMAIKFATDAELDLLTIDGSGGGTGMSPWNMMQSWGVPSVILHAKAHEYASILSAKGKSVVDMSFAGGFALEDHIFKALALGAPYTKLVCMGRAIMIPGFLGANIEGAICPERRAEVNGNWNELPKNVLEVGKTADEIFASYHDLADKIGKDEIQNIPYGAIAFYTLADKLGCGLQQLMAGARKFSLNKITRHEIFSGNRETADETGIPHVADVNDESARKILNS
- a CDS encoding helix-turn-helix domain-containing protein, whose product is MVKKKVSSGIPGLDRLLNGLFIGDNVVLYDDAGSLAYPFCMKFIQASHQQEKPIVYVSFDRSPKNLIQTLGPLADNPQLTILDCFTNGKGDKAEVFNKFYEKDGAQWPYQIIRVTDPWKPDTVLDAIDALHRTLSGDVRFVMESLTGMQDLWEGEDQILKFYSHSCPRLYEMDTIAYWIVEKNAHSSRLRAHINQIAQVAVDLTMTQGRSCIKLLKADKRYPADLGIPVPYFCENGEIQLPKSGTKKAVVLDLGQAVKTFRSHQGMSQRELARLAGVTPSTISQIESNHVFPSLPALYRIAENLSVDVASFFRPRIPGPRDIFSSDEAVRIIRSDLDKNSVEIAQLTPPDLELPMDAFLITVLPEKRINAHFMVHKGPELGYLVSGRLDLTLDHRAQDMSAGDTIFLGKDFPSQWSNPLKEPATLFWINMKA